A genomic stretch from Kogia breviceps isolate mKogBre1 chromosome 1, mKogBre1 haplotype 1, whole genome shotgun sequence includes:
- the GCLM gene encoding glutamate--cysteine ligase regulatory subunit isoform X2, with amino-acid sequence MGTDSRAAGALLARASTLHLQTGNLLNWGRLRKKCPSTHSEELRDCIRKTLYEWSSQISTDLVREFPDVLECTVSHAVEKINPDEREEMKVSAKLFIVGSNSSSSTRNAVDMACSVLGVAQLDSVIIASPPIEDGVNLSLEHLQPYWEELQNLVHSKKIVAIGTSDLDKTQLEQLYQWAQVKPNSNQVNLASCCVMPPDLTAFAKQFDIQLLTHNDPKDDAIFQFVRV; translated from the exons ATGGGCACCGACAGCCGCGCGGCCGGGGCGCTCCTGGCGCGGGCCAGCACCCTGCACCTGCAGACGGGGAACCTGCTGAACTGGGGCCGCCTGCGGAAGAAGTGCCCGTCCACGCACAGCGAGGAG CTTCGAGATTGTATCCGGAAGACCTTGTATGAGTGGAGTTCCCAAATTAGCACAGATTTGGTCAGG GAGTTTCCAGATGTCTTGGAATGTACTGTATCTCATGCAGTAGAAAAGATAAATCccgatgaaagagaagaaatgaaagtttCTG CAAAACTGTTCATTGTAGGATCAAACTCTTCATCATCAACTAGAAATGCAGTTGACATGG CCTGTTCAGTCCTTGGAGTTGCACAGCTGGATTCTGTGATCATTGCTTCACCTCCTATTGAAGATGGAGTTAATCTTTCCTTGGAGCATTTGCAGCCTTACTGGGAAGAATTACAAAACTTAGTCCACAGCAAAAAGATTGTTGCTATAGGTACCTCTGATCTGGACAAAACCCAGTTGGAACAGCTATATCAGTGGGCACAG GTAAAACCAAATAGTAACCAAGTTAATCTTGCCTCCTGCTGTGTGATGCCACCCGATTTGACTGCATTTGCTAAACAATTTGACATACAGCTGTTGACTCATAATGATCCAAAAG